The following coding sequences lie in one Tichowtungia aerotolerans genomic window:
- a CDS encoding DoxX family protein codes for MNIKSILFGTSLDSNPGTVILRVLIGAALMTHGFPKMFGGLSGFTEFVASLGVPAPQVMAFLAAFAESFGSLLLLIGLMTRPAAFLIACTMAVAAIGAHGADGFAKQELAWLYFVPALFFLLKGAGKWSLDALISRK; via the coding sequence ATGAACATAAAAAGCATTCTGTTCGGAACATCGCTCGATTCCAACCCGGGAACTGTAATTCTACGGGTTCTCATTGGCGCAGCACTGATGACTCACGGTTTCCCTAAAATGTTTGGAGGATTATCCGGTTTCACCGAATTTGTTGCCAGCCTTGGTGTGCCGGCTCCGCAGGTGATGGCATTTCTGGCAGCATTTGCGGAAAGCTTTGGCTCCCTGCTGCTTCTAATCGGATTGATGACCCGTCCCGCAGCATTCCTGATCGCCTGCACAATGGCCGTCGCAGCAATCGGCGCCCACGGCGCCGACGGATTCGCGAAACAGGAACTGGCTTGGCTTTATTTTGTCCCGGCCCTTTTCTTTCTGTTAAAGGGTGCAGGAAAATGGTCGCTGGACGCCCTGATCTCCCGCAAATGA